Genomic window (Diabrotica undecimpunctata isolate CICGRU chromosome 6, icDiaUnde3, whole genome shotgun sequence):
AAGACCCTTTCAATTTGTCTCAGTGGACTACGCTGGACATCTTACGTTGAAATCATCTCACCTCCGTAGATCTCCTTCCTATAAAGCGTATGTAGCATTTTTCATTTGCACCACCACTAAGTGTTGCCATCTTGAGCTAGTAACCGGCCTCACTAGCCAGGCCTATATGTTGGCACTAAAAAGATTTATAGCACCAAGGTCAGTTCCATCATGTATCTGGTCTGACAATGCGACTAATTTTTATGTTGCAAAAAACGAGCTCCATGAAgtctataaattttttatgaatgaAGACCACACAACATCCATTAAAGACTTCGCAACTCAGAACCAAATCACTTTTAAGTTCGCTACCCCTCTTAATCCTGCAAGTGTAGGAATACATGAAAGAGGCATTCAGTCAGCTAAGTTTCATCTCCGTCGTGTGATCGGAAACGTAGTGCTCACTTACGAATCCTTCAATACAATACTATGCCAAATTGAGGCAATTCTTAACTCTAGACCACTATTTAGGATCTCAAAATGCCCAGACGATCTTTCCTTTCTTTGCCCTGCCCATTTTTTGGTGGACCAATCTCTATTAGCCCCACCGGAGCCTAGTAATATTTTAGAGATCCCAGAAAACAGACAGTCCCTCTACCAGAAATTGTCTCAAATGCAATTATTGTTTTGGAAGAAATGGAGTGTCTCATATCTCCAAACCATACAATCTCGATCCAAGTGGTGTACTGTTACTCAAAGTCCCGTACAAATAGATGATATAGTACTCATAATAGATGCCCACCTACCCCCGCTAAAGTGGGAGCTGGCAAGAGCCTTAGAGCTAATAGCAAGCAAGGATGGCCTGGTTCGGACTCTACGACTTCGGACAAAAAACACAACTTGTCTTAGATCCATCAGGCAAGTAAGTAAACTTCCTAGCCCCACCTAATATAATTGGTTTTCTTCTCTTTTCTAGTTCCATATGTTTAGATTTTGTTCCTCTGGCGGGGAGTATGTTCGAATAATTCTATTCGAACatgtaaaactatttataaatatttttaatttagtatttaactcCACTTTTTACACAAATGCACCCACTCTATAAATGTCATCAATGTCAAATGATGGTCAAAACAATTTGTCAACAGTTTTCAgaataaaattatagttttttgtgCGCTTTTTAAATCTCTTTAACTCTTACAAAAAAGACTTCTCGAAAAATCAGGCACCCCGCTTACCCTCAGAGCGAATTTAGACGTGGATGAAGCAACATGTCAGTTTGGCAGACGTCCCTAAAAATCCGTCAAGGATTTAATCCTCAAAACAGGTATACAGTGCTCTCCAAATCGGTCAAAGATTTGTCCTGCTGTTGGTATAACAGCAATCAATTATAATCACAcattgtgatatatatatattatacatattgatTATAATACAGTAGTGCCCGTTTGTGTATACACTAGAAGTGTTTAAAGGTATTTTTCGCATGGTTCTCTGGGTGGTCTTTGACACATGGTTACATCTCCCCAGCTCTTGATCCAGGATCTTCGTGATAACGACTTGGATAGACAATAGTGCACATACACTTTCGAAAGACTTGTTTACTAGTAAGTAGTATTTAGTAGTGGgaattttgtttagttctttatgtatttgtactgattttatttatgttatttgtttttctCTCCTTTTCTCTCTAATAAACCGTTTTGTACCTTTGGATAGCTTTTTGAACCGTTAGTGTTTAAGACATTCTTATATTACAGGTAAGAGCTCTCATATTTTGTAACCAGCAATCTATGTTTTACTCTATCTCATTTTATTCTTCATGTTTGTCCTattgtgtagatactaattttatctacagcacataatagaccagatctcatactagttaataaactagagacttcttcttcttcttagagtgccatatccctacggaacgtcggcgactaccatgcttataatatttttatactgatctcggtcttgcgctacgtgtagcaattggtccgctgtcaaacctgtccactgccgcaaattcctcaaccaagagagtttcttccgtcctatccatttctttccttcgattttaccgttgagaattagccgaaggaactcatatcttggtcctctgattatatgtccaagatattctagtttacgcctcttaataatatttaatagagtttgttgatgtcccattcttcgaagaacttcttcgtttctggttctgctagtccatggaatttttagtatccttcgatacaaccacatctcaaacgcctcgattttattcatgatatcggcgtttaaagtccaattttcacatccatacaaaagtacagaccacacgtaacatcttgtaaacttttcacggatttccaaatttaatgagttattggataatagaggcttgaatttttgaaatgagtttcttgcctgttcaattctacatcgaatttcgaaggatggatctagattttgggtaatccaacatccaaggtatttgaatctctgaactctctgcagcggttgttggtttaatatcagttgggttgcgccgatatccactttactggtcaccatgtatttagttttatcgatatttatcgacagtccccaatttgtgcattccatgtcaactctattgattagctcctgcaggtcgtcgat
Coding sequences:
- the LOC140444417 gene encoding uncharacterized protein, with translation MLWLSGPEFLIKHPLDFSQFKITLITQNLPEIQSTQVTLTTASPEIQVNETLEFIFFKFSTFSHMQRVLAYVSRFIKNLKNKSSNLSLLSSSLQNEEIEAATLSIVRYLQLRSFHRELLELKSGKPLSNRSLRQLNVFYDQKYSTLRVGGRLAKAPHLSYNEKHPMILPSTRPFQFVSVDYAGHLTLKSSHLRRSPSYKAYVAFFICTTTKCCHLELVTGLTSQAYMLALKRFIAPRSVPSCIWSDNATNFYVAKNELHEVYKFFMNEDHTTSIKDFATQNQITFKFATPLNPASVGIHERGIQSAKFHLRRVIGNVVLTYESFNTILCQIEAILNSRPLFRISKCPDDLSFLCPAHFLVDQSLLAPPEPSNILEIPENRQSLYQKLSQMQLLFWKKWSVSYLQTIQSRSKWCTVTQSPVQIDDIVLIIDAHLPPLKWELARALELIASKDGLVRTLRLRTKNTTCLRSIRQVSKLPSPT